DNA sequence from the Deinococcus budaensis genome:
AGGTCTCCGTGGAGGCCCGTTGGGGGCCTCCTACTGAACTGGAGCGGACAGAGCGGGGCGGACGACCTTCCCGGGACTCAAAGAGAATCAACCTGGAGAGGCGACGCGTGCTGTCCGAGTGCAGGGCCTCCCTTGGGGTGGTGGACAGCGTATGGGCTTTTCCGCGAATCGGCGTGGACGCGCAGTTGGAGATGCTGAGCTTCAGTCGGCAACCTGCCTTCCCGACCTATCGCGTCCAGGCTACCTGGAACTCCGCTCTGTTTGCAACCAAATCGCCAGTATGGGTTTCTCGCTTTACAGAACTATGCCGCGTTTTCGCTGGCTGAGAGCTGCTCGAACGGCCGCCTTCATCAACCTTGATTCTCGTGTCTTATTCCTCTACCATGACACGTATCATGGTAAAGAACAAGTCCCCTGACCTGACCCCCCGCCAACACACGGTGTTGGAGAAGGTCTGGCAGCTTGAGCACGCAGGAGAGAACGTCACGCTCGCCCGGCTCGCGGAGGGGCTGGGGATCGCCCGCCAGAACGTCCACACCCATGTCCTGGCCCTGCGGGACCTGGGGCTGGTGCGCTATGAGGCTCAGGCACGGCAGACGGCCGTCATCCGCCTCACCGAGCCGGGCTACCGGCGGCTGGGCAAAGTTGCTCCCAACACCCCGAACCCTCCGCTGTCCCTGCCCATCGTCGGCCACGTCGCCGCGGGGCAGCCCGGGGTCGCGGATCAGCACATCGAGGGGTACGCCACGAAGCTGGGGGACCTGTTGGATCTCCACGAAGGCGACTTCCTGCTGCGTGTCCGGGGGGAGTCGATGCTCGGGATCGGGATCTATCCGGATGACTACGTGGTCATCCACCCCACGCAGGAAGAACCCCTCAACGGCGAAATCGCCCTGGTCGCCGTGCCCGGCGAGGACACCGCCACCCTGAAAAGGTGGCGCAGAGATAACGGCACGGTGACGCTCCTGAGCGAGAACCCCGACTTCGTCGCCATGACCTTCCGGGCCGAGGACGTCCTCGTGCAGGGCTGTCTGGTCGGGCACATCGGCACCGGACGCGCCCGTCAGACCCGGTTCACCACTCTCTGAACCCCGAGGAGACGTCATGCTCGGCCCCCGCCCCACGCTCACCCTCTCCACCCCGGCCCCGGTGCGTCCAGAGATGCAGCGGCGGCTGCGGCTCCTGATCCAGGCCCGCTGCGGGCCCTGCGTGGTTATCCTGCGGCCCGCGGACGACCCCTGGGCCACCCAGACCACCTATGCCCTCAGCGGCCCGTGGCGGCTCTCCAGGGCGGACGTGCATCACCGCCTGGTGTGCATCTTCGACTCGCTGGTGTCGCCGTGATCACCGAGGTGCTGCCGGACAGTCACGGGCAATTGTGGGTCACCGTGGGGAGCCGGACCCTGCACGTCCAGCTTCACCCCCTGAGGGGCGGGCAGCGGCTGCTTCCCCTGCACCTGCCGCGCGTGTTCAGCAAGGTCAGCGTGCATGAGGGCGGGCTCGGCCTGCTCTGGCCGGGTGGGGCCACCGTGTCCCTCCAAACCCTGTCCTCCCACCGGGATACCCCCTGGCTGACCCACCTCGGCGTCGTGCCTCCCCGCGAGCGGTACCGGCCTCTCCTGCCGATCCTGCGACACGGCACGCCCGGGGCGGCGCTGCGGGACCAGCCTGAGCGGCACCACGTCCAGCGGATGTTCGCCTTGAGGGAGGGGGAGCTGGACTCGGTCCTGCGGGCCTACCCGGTGCCCGAGGGGCTGATGCTTCACCGCCTGCACGACCTCGGCGTGTTCCTGGGGCACCACCTGTACCCGGACCTGCCGGTCGCCCTGCTGCGGCGCCCGTGGCTGTATGCGGCCCACCGCTGCCCCCGGGAGCAGCATCTGCACACGATGCTCAGTTGCCTGACCTTCGGCCGCCTCGACCTCGTGGAAGACCCCCTCTGGGCGTTGGTGCGGGCCGAGGTGGCGGGGTGAAGGCGCGGGGCCGGGTGCCCGAACCCGACACGGAGGTGGGCGTGAGCGAGACGCTCAGCTTTGGCCGGGCCCTGCGCGAGTGCCGGGAGGCGGCGGGGCTGTCACAGGCCCAGGTGGCCGAGGGGGTCTACGGCACGGCCAATCTGGCCGCCCTGATCAGCGACCTGGAGGCCGGGCGGATCGACCCGGTCAGCCTGGGGCTGCTGCTGCGGATGGCCGACGTGCTGGGGGTGAGCCTGGCGGAGGTGGCCGCGCGGGCGTGGGGCAGGGTTCACTGAGCATGTCCTGGCAGTCCTAAATAAGCTCTTCTGGCGTGGCCGACAGAATGGACGACGGGGACACCTTTCCAAGCCTCAGTCCAGCCATTCCACGACTGCCCCGTTCTCCGGGTGGGCGTCAAGGTGCACAGCGGAAAACGCCTCCCACGCGGGGAAGATCACGACGCTGCTGTAGGCCGAGCGCCAGCACACCACCACCTGCCCGGTGTGGAAGACCACCCCTTCCATCACCACCCCCGTCCCGCTCTTGCCCGAGACGTCCGCCACCCGGATTACCAAGAAGCGCCGAGGCCCGCTCACCGTGTCCCGCCCAGCTCAAAGGCGAAATGAAACTTCCGGTCGACACAGTTGTACACGTGCACCCTGGGGTGGTGGTTGGGCCGGTAGTGCCGCCCCAGGTCGAGGGCCACGGGAGGGGGCACGGCGGGCAGGAGATGAACCCGCGCCCCCTGCCCGTGTCCCATCTGAATCCTCGCAAGCAACTCCGCGAAGCGCCGGGTAACGCGGCGCAGCTGATTCTCGGCCTCCAGCCAGTTCGGACGCTGGAAGCCTTCAGGGTTCGCGAGCGTGTACACCGGCCACTCCGGCTGGACGAGGTGGCCGTACTGCCCGGGCTCCACCGGGCCCGTCAGGGAGAGGCACACCACCACGTCCTCTGCGGGCACCGCCTCTACCGGCCCCGACACCACCACGTCGTACCCAACCACGTCGTGTTCGCTCCACGCCTGCGGCATCCCGTTTCGGACGTTGTGGACGTACACCTCGCCCATGTCGCCCACCTCCTGCCCGAAGGCGATGAGCGCGGGGATCATCCCGAGACCGAAGACGGACAGCCGCTCGAAGCGGTCTCCTTTGACCCGCAGGACATGCTCACGCCGGATCTCCTGCCGCACGGCCGCCCAGTCGATCCGGTCCGCCTCCCCGGCCGACACCCTGACATCGACGCGCGCCGGTGTCTCCCGATCCGGAAAGAAGCGCGGCAGCACCGCGTCGTGCAATGCCTCGTCGGTGAAGCTCCACTCCTTGTACTGCGCTGCCCCGGTCACGGCGCAGACGCCGTGCGGGATGGGCGTCGTGAAAAGAGCCACCCGTGCCTGGCGGCGCTCACCCCCCGTGACCCGCGCAATGCGCTCCTCGTGCGCCTGTTTCATCGCCCGCAGGGTCTCCACCGTCCACTGCTCCTCCTCGGCGTCGATGGCCTCGTGGCAGGTCTGGCACAGCAGCATGATGTTGCTGGGATCTTTCGCCAGTTTGGGCGAGAGCGTGGAGTCGAAGCGCGGCGTCCGGGCCTCGGACTGTCCCTGCCCCACGATGTGGGCCTTCTCGCCGCGCTTGCGCCGCCGCTGGGTGTGCGGATGCCGCGTCAGACTCTCGTTGCAGATCTCGCAGCGCCCGGCGGCCGCCGCCCAGAGCATGATCTCGGGGACCCCCGAGATGTTCTGGTGGGGAAACCGGTGGGGCTTCTTTTCCACCTTCTTCTTTCGCGGCTTCGCCTTCTCCTGAACGTCAGTCATTCGTTCGTCTCCTGTTCGAGCTTGAGGGGTGCGGTGGCCCCGCGCGGCAGCATCCAGGCCCCCACTTCTTCCTGCCCCACGATCACGAACCGCAGGACGTCGCCGTGGAACACGTCACGGCGCAGCCGCCGCCTCCAGTCCCGCAAGTCGGTGCCCGAGGGCGTAGGGAAGGGTTCGGGATGGGTGTGCCACTCCCCGATGTAGGTGCGGATGCCCCCACTCGCTTCCCACTCGGCGGTCACCACAGCCTGGTGGGGAGCCTCGGACCGGAAAAATCTCTTGCGAGAGCGGCGGTCACCCGGCAGGGGTCCGGTCACCCGGTCCACGATGACGTCACCCCCCTCACGCATGAAGCGGCCCAGCATGACCCCCCCGGCCTCGGGGAGGTCGGCTGCCGTCTGCCGGTAGGCGAGCAGCACGTCCAGCACCTCCGCCGTCAGCCCCAGGCGGTGCCTGTTCGGGGCACGGAAGACCAGGCTGGTCAAGCACTCCCCCCGCATCGAGGACAACCTGCGGAGCGGTACGCGATGCCCCCACCGAGCACGTCCGGCGTGACCTGGTCGTACCACGGAGTCGTCACGTACCCGTGGGCGCGAAACTCGGCGGCGTCCCCCCTCCACGACCGCAGGACAGCGCCCCCAACCCGACTTCGCAGGACGTCCAGCGCAAGGCGAGTCGCCAGCTCCGCCGTTCTGCGCGCGTCGAGGTCGGAGAAGGGCGCGTAGTACGACCCGCACCCCAGCTCGTCCAGCTGGAAGTCCTGCCCGGGCTGCGCGAACGCGGGCCCGAAGGAGAGGGGCGCCGCCGGGTCGTCCCGTACCAGCAGGCAGGTGTAGCAGCCCTCGCCGGGGCGGGACACCATGGCGTGCCCCCCCAGGCCGAGGGGCTCGAGCCAGGTGTGGAGGACAGGTGTGCTGCCGAAGAGGTCCGGGCGGGCAGCCAGGCTCAGGCTGACGGTCGGCTCCCCGGTCGCGTCGATGACGAGGTCGAAGCCGCGCAGTCCCGGAACATCGTCTCCAGCACCGAGGGGGAGCATGCGCGGGACGGGCGTCACGCTGACGTACGGCACGCGGGCGTGGAGGTCCTGCGCGAGGGCCTCCACCTTCGCGGCGTGCAGGCCCAGCAGCCCCATGGTGTGCCGGAAGGCGTTCTCCCAGGCGAGGCGGTCGCTGTCCATCAGCGTGAGGTGGCCCACACCCGCCGAGGCCAGCATCTGGGCGGCGTGCCCGCCCACCGAGCCGCAGCCGATCAGGAGCACCCGCCTCCCCGCCAGCTCCAGGTGCGCCCCGCCGCGGGCCTGGAGCGTCCCCCGGTCGACCTGGTGGAGCGCGAAGAGGTCGGGATCCGGCAGGCGACGCTGCCCCTCCTGCCCGGCGGCCAGCGGGTGGACGCCCCCCAGCCCGTGGGAGGTGAGCCCCACCAGGGTGCGCCCCTCGCGCGCCCGCGGCACGGAGAGCAGCATCACCGCGTCATCCCCGACCTGCCCCTGTTCCAGGAGGGCGTCGAGCCTGCTCCGGCCCTCGGCACCCAGCATTTCGCGAACCCCGCCCCGAACTCCCTCGCCATCCCAGCCCGAACCGTAGTTCTCGTCCCAGCCCGGCAGTCTGGGCAGCGGCGGCACCGGGGCTTCAGGCAGGGGTACGTACAGGGCCCGGCGCACCTTCGCGCCTTTCCGGGCAAGCGGCAGGCCCGGAGGCGGCCCAGGGTCGTCCGCGACCCACACCACCTTCCAGCGTGAAGAGGGCTTTTCGCGCCCCCCCCGGCGACGGTTCCTCGTCGCCCCACGCGCGGCCCCGGCCTGCTCCCGCCGGGCGTCGAGCGCCGCGAAGGAGACGCCCCGCACTGCGGGGCTGGGGAGGGGGGGCGTGATGACCTGGATCCCCACCCACACCGGGCGCATCACGTCGTCCACCTTCAGGAACGACACGGCCGACGCGAGGCCGCAGGCCTGGGCCCACAGCGCACCGAACTCCCGGCGCCACTCCCGCGCCGCGTGCTGCGGGTCGAGCCAGCCCTCCTCCAGCGTCCGCCGGGTCTCGTCCACCGCGAAAGCCACCACCCCGGCCGGGTCGGTCTGGTCGACCATCACCCCCGACGCGCGGATGTAGCAGACGCTCCCTCCCCACCCCGAGACGTGCGGGTGCCGGGGCAGTTCGTGAGCGTTGGTGATCTCCACCTCGGGGAGGACGAAGGGAAACCCAAGCGGGAGGAGGACCCGCAGGCCGACCTCCCACTGGCCGACCCGCATCACGCCTTCCGCGCGTGCGCCAGCCTCGCGGCCGTAGGCCCCCACCCGAGGCGGGAGGTAGGTCACGTCCCGGAGTCCGGGCAAGCTACGGGGATCTTGCAGCACCGCCAGCGCCTGCCCGGGTTCGATCACCCCTGATTCCCCGACCGGATCACCGGCGCGCGGGACGTCACCACGGAGGTCTGCGCCTGGGTGGGGATCGGGAAGGCCGCCCCGAAGTGGTCGGCCAGCACCGCGCACGCCTGCGTGGGGTCCAAGAGCTTCTGTGCCTGGAGGAGGGCTGCCCGCAGCTCGCTCAGGCGGTCATGGAACGTCTGCATCTGCCGGGCGGTACGCTGGGCCAGAACGTCAGTGCCCGGCTGCACCGGGAGGCGCAAGACCAATCGGCGAACGCGGGTGTGGGTTTCGCCTTCGAGCACTTCCCGGAACGCCCCCAGCATCCCCTCCACGACCGTCAGCAGAGCCGCGAGGTCGTCCTCGAGGGGCGGCTGCCCCCAGGGCCGCGGGACAGCCACCGGACGAAAGCATGCCAGCACCGCCAGCGTCAGCGCGATACCGGGAATCCGCTCGTCGGGCAGCCGCACGTTCCGCCAGCGCTTGAGGTAGCGCACGACGCGCCGCTGCTGGGCGCGCTCCTCCTCCTCGTAGAAGGCCTGCATCCGCTTCGTCAGCCCCCTGGGGTCGCTCGGCTCCCAGCGGACGTGGGCCGGAAGCGAGTGCTCCTTGCCGCGGGCGAGGTCCAGCCCACCCAGGATCCCCTGCCGGTACACGGCGAAGTCGACGTGGTACTGCGCCCGCTCAATCGTCACGCAGGGCTGGCGGATCCGCACGTTGCGGGCATACCCCTTGAGCGCGTCACGCACGAGCACCTTGAGGGCGACGGGGTCGTCCAGCGTCTCGCCGGGGGGCGGGGCGAACACCACGGCCACATCGATGTCGTAGTCGCCGTCCCGTAGGGGGAGGATACCGGTCCGCATGGCGTAGCTGCCTTGGCCGAAGGTCTCCACGATGGTAGGGAGCTTCTTCTCACGCTCGCCCTCGAGCCGCCGGAGTCCGGCCCGCAGGGCGGCCAGCGCGTCGTCCCGGGCCATCCGGAGGGTCTCATTCTCCTCGTAGGTCCCGAGCTTGATGTCGTCGTGGAAATCCGTGAACTGACTCTGGAGCTGTGCCATGGGGCCTCCTGTCGCGCCGAATGTGGACGGAACCGTGCGCTGTGATACTAACAGGGCCACATCGTTATGTAAATAACGAAAGAGCGGGAACCCCGAGGGGAGAGCAACCGGGCCTCTCTTGCTGGCCGGGCTCACAAGCGCTCTCTGGCGTGACCCGGGCCCCCTGAGCCGCGCGAGCGCATGTGGTCGAGGGGGGCGTGCGGTGCGTCGGAGCTCGCTGACCTGACCCGTGACCTTCGGGTTCAAGACGTCTCCGTAGAGTGCTGGTGTAGGGCCAGGCCCTGACAGACCACTCTGGGAAGAGGCCCTCTACGGCACGGCTTCCGTGAGCCCGGGCTTCAAAAAGCCCGTGTAGCTGGGGTGCACCAGTAAGGAGGCTGACAGAGGCCGTCCCTAAACTGGCCTTGAAGGTCGACCACCATAGACATAAGATGAGAATATCATTTAGATATTCTGAGACACCCCAGGAGACTCCCCATGACCACCGTGACTACCCTCAGCCTGAAAGACCTGCTTCAACCCCGAGCGTCCGTCTTCGAGAGCGCCAAGAGCGAATCCGTGCTCGACCTGAGCGACCTCGTGCAAAACCGCATCAACCCGCAGGCCTTCTTCGCAGAGAACGTGATCACAGCGGGCATGGAACGGCTGATGGAGCAGGGCTTCAAGCGGCTCGCCGGGCGTCCGGCCAACGCAGTGTTCTTTCTGCGTCAGAGCATGGGGGGCGGCAAGACCCACAACCTGATCACGATGGGCCTGCTGGCCGCCCACCCGCTGATGCGGGGTCAGGTCATTCCCGACCCGGAACTGGCTGATGTCCTGCGCGACGCCGGAAAGGTCGAGGTCGTCGCCTTCAGCGGGCGCGAGAACCCGCCCCACGGCCTCTGGGGCGTGATTGCCGAACAGCTTGGCAACAAGGCCGCGTTCAGTCAGTTCTACTCCCCGCCCGACGCTCCGGGCCAGGAAGACTGGGAGGCCCTGCTGCGGGGCCGCACGGTTCTGATCCTGCTCGACGAATTGCCCCCCTACCTCGATGCGGTCGAGAGCCGGGTGATCGGCGACAGCAACCTCGCCCGCCTGACCGCCCGCGCCCTGACCAACTTGATCGCCGCCCTGCAACGCCCTGGCTGCGAGCGCGTCGCGCTGGTGCTTACCGACCTCGGCGGCGCGGCCTACTCGCGGGCCAGCAACTACCTTCAGGAGATGCTGGGCGACCTCTCCAAGGAGGTGCGCCGCCTCGCCGAGGAACTCGAGCCGGTGCAGCAGAACTCCGACGAGGTCTACGACATCCTCCGCAAGCGCCTCTTCGAGACAGACCCTGACGAGCGCGCGGTGCGGCAGGTGCGCGAGGCCTACGCCCACGAGATTGACCAGGCCCGCAAGATGGGCCTCACCGGCTCCGACGGGCAGATCGCGAGCCAGGCCCTGCTGGACACCTACCCGTTCCACCCCAGCCTGCGCGACCTGTACGCCCGCTTCCGCGAGAACCCCGGCTTCCAGCAGACCCGCGGACTCATCCGCATGATGCGGGCCACCACGGCCCACCTGTGGACCAGCGGCCTGGCGGCCGAGCGCACCACCATCGGCCTCCAGGACCTCGACCTCAACGACGACTACATTCGCAGTGAACTGCTTCAGATCAACCACCACCTCAAGGACGCCATCGCCCACGACGTGGCCGACCAGGGCCGGGCCATCGCCGAGCAGCACGAACCCCTGGACCTGTCCCAGCGGGCCGCCACCCTGCTGCTGACCTCCTCGCTGGCCTACCTGGTGGACGGGGTCGTCGGACTGCCCTCGCACCTCGTGGCCGACTACCTCGCACAGCCGGGCCTCGACCTCGCTCCGCTCAAGACCGTCCTGGGTGACCTCGCACACAAGTCGTGGTACCTGCACAAGGACGGGGTGAACTACTACTTCTCCTCGACCCGAAACATCAACGCCGAGATCGAGGCGACCGTCCAGTCCATGAGTGAGGACAAGGCGCTGGACATCGTGCGTGAGCAGCTCCGGCTGCTGTTCAACCCGCTGCCCGACGGCGCTTACAAGGAACTGCTGGTCTTCCCGGCGCTCGACCAGATCGAGGCCAAGCCCCAGCACGTGCTGCTGGTGCTCTCCCGCCCGCACTCGGGCGGCCTCAACCCCAAGTTGCGGGAGTTCTACAAGGAGAACAACCTACGCAACCGCATGATGTTCCTCACCGGCGACGAGTCCAACTACGAGGCCCTGCTCGACCGCGCCAAGGTGCTGTACGCCACCCAGGGCGCCCTGGGGAAGCTGCGCCGCAGCGAGAACCCCAACCCGGACATGATCGCGGAACTCGAGGCCCGCGAGCAGGACACTCTGATGCAGTTCCTCACGGCGGCGCAGGAGGCCTTCACCCTGCTGTACTTCCCGCAACAGGACGGCTTGACCAGCTTCGACTTCACGGGCAAGTTTGATAAGGATCACCCGGCCAGCCGGGGGGCCCAGCAGGTGCAAGACTTCCTCGAAGCCGAGAAAAAGTTCGTGAGGGTGTTCGACGCCACCGAGGGCCGCAAGTTTGAACAGCGTGTCTTCGGCAATGCCAAGACCATGAGCTGGGGTGAACTCCAGAACCGCGCCGCGAACGCGACCGGCTGGGTGTGGCACCCGGCGAACGCCCTCGAACAACTGCGCCGCGACAAGATCGACCGCGACGAGTGGCGGCAGGTCGGGCAGGACATCGAGCGCGGCCCCTTTCCGCTGGAAGCCACCTCGGTCAGCGTCCGGCACGAGGTCATCGACGCGGCGACCGACCGCTACCGCCTGATCGTGACCCCCCGGCACGGCACGCAGGTGCACCACACCGAGGGAGGCGCGGTGGATATGGACGCCCCGGTCCTCCCCGACACGACCTTCGAGGTCACGGGGCAGCAGTTCAGCTTCCTCGCCGTCGACCCGGCCCATAACGCGGCCACCAACAAGGGCCACCCGACCGGCGAGAGCACGACCTGGCAGGCCCCCACCACCCTCACGGGGGTGTGGGACGGGACGCAGGTGACCTTCCAGGCGTCCCCCGGGGCCGAGGTGCGCGTCACCTTCGACGGCGGCGCTCCGCACCTCGGAGAGGTGTACGACCTCAGCAAGCCCATCACGCCGCCTCCCGGCACGCACGTCGTGCAGGCGGTCGCGTCGCGCGGGGGCGTCAGCAGCACGCCCGTGACCCTCAAGCGCAACGTCACCGGCCCCGAGCCGCTCGCGCCCGCCCAGTGGCGGCGACGGCAACAAACGACCGCCACCCCCGAGACGGTAAAGCTGATCGACCGGCTCGAGAAGCACGGTGGCCGAGCCTCGGGCGTGAAGGTGATCGCCGACGGGAGCGGGGGCCGCTACGGCACGGCCAACTTCTCCGAGCACACGGCCTTCTCGGCCGAGGCGCTGCGCGAACTCACCGAGTACGTCCGCAAGCTCGTCGGGGCCGACACCAACCTGGGCCTCGACATCAAGGAAATCCACTTCAGCCGGGGCCAGGACCTCAGCGACTGGGCCGCGGCAGGCGGCGAGAAACTGAACATGAGCGAGGTCGGCCAGTAGGCACCTGAACCTCTGTGCGCTGGCCCTCCTCTCTCCGTGAGCCCCCGCCCGGCGGGCGGCCTGAATATCTCCGAGGTCTCCCCATGACAAAGAAAAGCGCCATGAGCACGCCCGGGCACTTCAACGCCCCGAGCAGCGAGCGGCCCCACATGCTCGTCGCCGTGCCGACCAGCAAGAAAGAACTCGTGAACTTCTATGAGGTGCGCGAGAACGTCGAGGGCCGCCTGGCCCGCGTGCTGCGTGCCCAGCTCTCGCACCAGCAGTGGTCGGCCATCGCCAGGACTGCCGAGTTCACCTTCAACGAGCATCTCCGGGACGCGGGCGAGCGCCCCGGGCGCTTCCTCAAGACCGGCGACACCCGACTGAGCCTCAACAACCTCGGCAAGGAGTTGCTGGTGCTCGTGTGGGCCGTCGAGGACGCCACCGAGGACGAGGTGGACGTCATCCGGGTGAGCTGGCAGCGCCTGCACCGCATCGAGCGCTGGTGGCTGTTCAACCAGACGGTGGCCCTCAACGGTGATCCCCGTGGACGCGGCAAAGGCTGGCGGGCCGCTCTGAAGCTGATGCTGGCCGCCACGGCGACGGGGCCGGGAACCGAGGTCGGTGACCTCACCACCACCCTCCAGCTGATGCCCACCCGCAAGACCCGCACCAAGTCCGGCAAGAACGACATGGAACCGATGTTCAGAAGGAAAAGCGCATGACCCAGACCCAGCAACCGCGGGTGCAGACCCCACTGGCCGAGAAATCCTCCCTCATCGAGCACGCCTTCCCGGTCGCGAAGCTCAGCGCCGAGAGCTACAAGGAACGCAAGGCGGGCTCCGGGCAGCGTCTGACCGGCATCGGAAAATGGTGGGGGCGTAAACCGCTGGTGCTGGTGCGTGCCAGCATCCTCGGGGCCCTGCTGCCCGCCACCGACGACCCCCAGAAGGACAACGAGGTCTTCGAGCGCCTGATGGGCATGGATGAGGACGGCCTGTTCGAGCGTCGCCCCCGGAAAACCCTTGTGCGTGCTCAGTT
Encoded proteins:
- a CDS encoding LexA family protein, whose protein sequence is MVKNKSPDLTPRQHTVLEKVWQLEHAGENVTLARLAEGLGIARQNVHTHVLALRDLGLVRYEAQARQTAVIRLTEPGYRRLGKVAPNTPNPPLSLPIVGHVAAGQPGVADQHIEGYATKLGDLLDLHEGDFLLRVRGESMLGIGIYPDDYVVIHPTQEEPLNGEIALVAVPGEDTATLKRWRRDNGTVTLLSENPDFVAMTFRAEDVLVQGCLVGHIGTGRARQTRFTTL
- a CDS encoding helix-turn-helix domain-containing protein, producing MKARGRVPEPDTEVGVSETLSFGRALRECREAAGLSQAQVAEGVYGTANLAALISDLEAGRIDPVSLGLLLRMADVLGVSLAEVAARAWGRVH
- a CDS encoding SAVED domain-containing protein, coding for MTDVQEKAKPRKKKVEKKPHRFPHQNISGVPEIMLWAAAAGRCEICNESLTRHPHTQRRRKRGEKAHIVGQGQSEARTPRFDSTLSPKLAKDPSNIMLLCQTCHEAIDAEEEQWTVETLRAMKQAHEERIARVTGGERRQARVALFTTPIPHGVCAVTGAAQYKEWSFTDEALHDAVLPRFFPDRETPARVDVRVSAGEADRIDWAAVRQEIRREHVLRVKGDRFERLSVFGLGMIPALIAFGQEVGDMGEVYVHNVRNGMPQAWSEHDVVGYDVVVSGPVEAVPAEDVVVCLSLTGPVEPGQYGHLVQPEWPVYTLANPEGFQRPNWLEAENQLRRVTRRFAELLARIQMGHGQGARVHLLPAVPPPVALDLGRHYRPNHHPRVHVYNCVDRKFHFAFELGGTR
- a CDS encoding Mov34/MPN/PAD-1 family protein, whose translation is MTSLVFRAPNRHRLGLTAEVLDVLLAYRQTAADLPEAGGVMLGRFMREGGDVIVDRVTGPLPGDRRSRKRFFRSEAPHQAVVTAEWEASGGIRTYIGEWHTHPEPFPTPSGTDLRDWRRRLRRDVFHGDVLRFVIVGQEEVGAWMLPRGATAPLKLEQETNE
- a CDS encoding ThiF family adenylyltransferase, with protein sequence MIEPGQALAVLQDPRSLPGLRDVTYLPPRVGAYGREAGARAEGVMRVGQWEVGLRVLLPLGFPFVLPEVEITNAHELPRHPHVSGWGGSVCYIRASGVMVDQTDPAGVVAFAVDETRRTLEEGWLDPQHAAREWRREFGALWAQACGLASAVSFLKVDDVMRPVWVGIQVITPPLPSPAVRGVSFAALDARREQAGAARGATRNRRRGGREKPSSRWKVVWVADDPGPPPGLPLARKGAKVRRALYVPLPEAPVPPLPRLPGWDENYGSGWDGEGVRGGVREMLGAEGRSRLDALLEQGQVGDDAVMLLSVPRAREGRTLVGLTSHGLGGVHPLAAGQEGQRRLPDPDLFALHQVDRGTLQARGGAHLELAGRRVLLIGCGSVGGHAAQMLASAGVGHLTLMDSDRLAWENAFRHTMGLLGLHAAKVEALAQDLHARVPYVSVTPVPRMLPLGAGDDVPGLRGFDLVIDATGEPTVSLSLAARPDLFGSTPVLHTWLEPLGLGGHAMVSRPGEGCYTCLLVRDDPAAPLSFGPAFAQPGQDFQLDELGCGSYYAPFSDLDARRTAELATRLALDVLRSRVGGAVLRSWRGDAAEFRAHGYVTTPWYDQVTPDVLGGGIAYRSAGCPRCGGSA
- a CDS encoding nucleotidyltransferase domain-containing protein; the encoded protein is MAQLQSQFTDFHDDIKLGTYEENETLRMARDDALAALRAGLRRLEGEREKKLPTIVETFGQGSYAMRTGILPLRDGDYDIDVAVVFAPPPGETLDDPVALKVLVRDALKGYARNVRIRQPCVTIERAQYHVDFAVYRQGILGGLDLARGKEHSLPAHVRWEPSDPRGLTKRMQAFYEEEERAQQRRVVRYLKRWRNVRLPDERIPGIALTLAVLACFRPVAVPRPWGQPPLEDDLAALLTVVEGMLGAFREVLEGETHTRVRRLVLRLPVQPGTDVLAQRTARQMQTFHDRLSELRAALLQAQKLLDPTQACAVLADHFGAAFPIPTQAQTSVVTSRAPVIRSGNQG
- a CDS encoding DUF499 domain-containing protein produces the protein MTTVTTLSLKDLLQPRASVFESAKSESVLDLSDLVQNRINPQAFFAENVITAGMERLMEQGFKRLAGRPANAVFFLRQSMGGGKTHNLITMGLLAAHPLMRGQVIPDPELADVLRDAGKVEVVAFSGRENPPHGLWGVIAEQLGNKAAFSQFYSPPDAPGQEDWEALLRGRTVLILLDELPPYLDAVESRVIGDSNLARLTARALTNLIAALQRPGCERVALVLTDLGGAAYSRASNYLQEMLGDLSKEVRRLAEELEPVQQNSDEVYDILRKRLFETDPDERAVRQVREAYAHEIDQARKMGLTGSDGQIASQALLDTYPFHPSLRDLYARFRENPGFQQTRGLIRMMRATTAHLWTSGLAAERTTIGLQDLDLNDDYIRSELLQINHHLKDAIAHDVADQGRAIAEQHEPLDLSQRAATLLLTSSLAYLVDGVVGLPSHLVADYLAQPGLDLAPLKTVLGDLAHKSWYLHKDGVNYYFSSTRNINAEIEATVQSMSEDKALDIVREQLRLLFNPLPDGAYKELLVFPALDQIEAKPQHVLLVLSRPHSGGLNPKLREFYKENNLRNRMMFLTGDESNYEALLDRAKVLYATQGALGKLRRSENPNPDMIAELEAREQDTLMQFLTAAQEAFTLLYFPQQDGLTSFDFTGKFDKDHPASRGAQQVQDFLEAEKKFVRVFDATEGRKFEQRVFGNAKTMSWGELQNRAANATGWVWHPANALEQLRRDKIDRDEWRQVGQDIERGPFPLEATSVSVRHEVIDAATDRYRLIVTPRHGTQVHHTEGGAVDMDAPVLPDTTFEVTGQQFSFLAVDPAHNAATNKGHPTGESTTWQAPTTLTGVWDGTQVTFQASPGAEVRVTFDGGAPHLGEVYDLSKPITPPPGTHVVQAVASRGGVSSTPVTLKRNVTGPEPLAPAQWRRRQQTTATPETVKLIDRLEKHGGRASGVKVIADGSGGRYGTANFSEHTAFSAEALRELTEYVRKLVGADTNLGLDIKEIHFSRGQDLSDWAAAGGEKLNMSEVGQ
- a CDS encoding DUF3780 domain-containing protein, which codes for MTKKSAMSTPGHFNAPSSERPHMLVAVPTSKKELVNFYEVRENVEGRLARVLRAQLSHQQWSAIARTAEFTFNEHLRDAGERPGRFLKTGDTRLSLNNLGKELLVLVWAVEDATEDEVDVIRVSWQRLHRIERWWLFNQTVALNGDPRGRGKGWRAALKLMLAATATGPGTEVGDLTTTLQLMPTRKTRTKSGKNDMEPMFRRKSA